In the genome of Palaemon carinicauda isolate YSFRI2023 chromosome 20, ASM3689809v2, whole genome shotgun sequence, one region contains:
- the LOC137659832 gene encoding uncharacterized protein — MSETQQPPINHTPPPINHTSQLNPNRSRHAIPELPSPPSLPPAPKPQSPPKLPPKSRRSPSRTPSTPSPLRFTSPPAVPQPKNLTHPYPLLQPTYLIPLTP, encoded by the coding sequence ATGTCAGAAACACAGCAACCTCCAATCAACCACACCCCTCCACCAATCAACCACACCTCCCAACTAAATCCTAACcgctccagacatgccattcctgaacttccttctcctccaagccttcctccagcacctaaacctcaaagTCCTCCCAAACTTCCTCCAAAGTCAAGAAGATCCCCATCCCGCACTCCTTCCACTCCTTCACCTCTAAGATTCACCTCCCCTCCCGCTgtcccacagcccaaaaaccttACTCATCCATATCCACTCCTGCAACCCACATACCTAATTCCTCTCACTCCTTAA